One Corythoichthys intestinalis isolate RoL2023-P3 chromosome 9, ASM3026506v1, whole genome shotgun sequence DNA window includes the following coding sequences:
- the LOC130921440 gene encoding mucin-2-like isoform X1, translating to MDDLDALLADLESTTSHISKRPLFLSDETAYSLPVGGHNQQDISFSPQGLSIPTEKTLNGGQETDSRDRSSPLQAPGEEDHVYSFPNKHKSSESSPAFNQSFGSNLSELDRLLLELNSVQQSTPAFPTEEEAAPPLPASIVVHSTQENGVSIPPQVSPPALEKRSVTVRGIEDVRPSVESLLDELESSVPSLIPAPLVVSDGQEETQAQQQARMSASSATRELDELMASLSDFKVQSNSGSQLSLKQEVVDPPYAAGSPIVTHDTPSITHIDSSVDLDPLSSYTTPSCTPHPLELHIDEDGCSTPTSPTNSTVMLTTSKKEGCSIVTSEISHFESFSVSSVQKEPVQTDVISTISQSVTEVSNNKASSSQEDDSNNSSSDTATHNLCLVEESNSSPPSLSKQPSLTQSPSPISKDGNPALEPGLDILEKNECPVTPTTAEPLSASPLTVPKLSGQVSSSVPKSPVLIPRLASPVPKLESDVTVHSVTSSETASKSCSPEPVSMIAQPVRAKISSPAPVRKSENPAPKSPTVVMKKTYMVAATSTSPRESPVTPAAIQSTSPSSPPIKNQQSEIMDLTWPCREPVLENALDKLLAPELTQLDESHPPTSYMTGDENRPWDEEDGMYPDVSREGTLTPMTEASWIDECFTPSTCPGTPDATLDLPTLQPSAIERISASGQVGDTSNQLPK from the exons ATGCATTGTTGGCGGACCTTGAGTCCACAACATCTCACATTTCAAAACGACCACTCTTCCTATCTGATGAGACGGCCTACTCTCTTCCTGTTGGGGGTCATAACCAGCAAGATATCTCCTTTTCACCCCAAGGCCTATCCATTCCGACTGAGAAAACCCTCAATGGAGGACAGGAAACAGAT TCAAGAGATCGTAGCAGTCCACTTCAAGCACCTGGAGAAGAGGACCATGTATACAG TTTTCCGAATAAGCATAAGAGTAGTGAGTCTTCACCTGCATTTAACCAGTCCTTTGGCAGTAACCTGTCAGAGCTGGACCGCCTGCTGCTGGAACTCAACTCTGTGCAGCAAAGCACACCCGCCTTCCCTACTGAAG AGGAGGCAGCTCCACCCCTCCCTGCCAGCATTGTGGTCCACAGTACTCAGGAGAATGGAGTGTCCATTCCACCCCAGGTCTCGCCACCTGCGTTGGAAAAGCGCAGTGTCACGGTCCGAGGAATAGAAGATGTACGACCAAGTGTAGAGAGCCTCTTGGATGAGCTGGAGAGCTCTGTACCCTCACTTAT TCCTGCTCCCTTGGTGGTGTCGGATGGGCAAGAGGAAACACAAGCACAGCAACAAGCACGAATGTCTGCCTCCTCTGCTACACGAGAGCTCGATGAACTGATGGCCTCCTTGTCGGATTTTAAAGTGCAAAGCAAT TCTGGCTCTCAACTGTCATTGAAACAGGAAGTCGTAGACCCCCCCTATGCTGCTGGTTCACCTATTGTCACCCATGATACTCCATCAATTACCCATATTGACTCATCTGTGGATCTTGATCCATTATCTAGTTACACTACACCCTCCTGTACCCCTCATCCCCTGGAACTCCACATAGATGAAGACGGTTGTTCGACCCCTACTTCTCCTACTAATTCCACTGTTATGTTGACAACATCCAAAAAAGAAGGTTGTAGCATTGTCACTTCAGAGATCTCTCATTTTGAGAGCTTCAGTGTTTCTAGTGTTCAAAAGGAACCCGTTCAAACTGACGTTATTAGCACAATCAGTCAATCAGTCACTGAAGTCTCTAATAATAAAGCCTCAAGTTCACAGGAAGACGATTCAAATAATTCTAGTTCTGACACTGCTACTCATAATCTCTGTTTAGTAGAAGAGTCCAACTCAAGTCCACCTAGTTTGTCCAAACAGCCTAGTCTAACTCAGAGCCCGAGCCCCATTTCTAAAGATGGCAACCCAGCACTTGAACCTGGCTTAGATATACTTGAAAAGAATGAATGTCCTGTAACACCAACAACTGCAGAACCATTGTCTGCTAGCCCATTAACCGTTCCAAAACTATCAGGTCAAGTTTCAAGTAGTGTTCCTAAGAGTCCGGTGTTAATCCCAAGACTCGCAAGTCCAGTTCCAAAGCTAGAAAGTGATGTGACTGTCCACAGTGTCACTAGTTCAGAAACTGCCTCAAAAAGTTGTAGTCCAGAGCCAGTCTCTATGATTGCACAACCAGTACGTGCAAAAATTTCAAGTCCAGCTCCAGTTCGAAAAAGTGAAAATCCAGCCCCAAAGAGTCCTACTGTAGTCATGAAAAAAACCTACATGGTCGCAGCAACTAGTACTAGTCCTAGAGAGTCACCAGTTACTCCTGCCGCTATACAATCAACTAGCCCGTCTTCGCCTCCTATCAAAAATCAGCAAAGTGAAATAATGGACTTAACATGGCCATGTCGGGAGCCTGTACTGGAGAATGCCTTAGATAAACTTTTAGCACCTGAATTAACTCAATTAGATGAGAGCCATCCACCTACTTCTTATATGACTGGGGATGAGAACAGACCATGGGATGAAGAGGATGGCATGTACCCAGACGTGAGCCGAGAGGGTACCCTGACACCCATGACTGAAGCCAGTTGGATTGATGAGTGTTTCACCCCCTCCACCTGCCCAGGGACACCAGATGCAACGCTGGATCTGCCTACACTGCAGCCATCTGCCATCGAGCGTATATCTGCTTCTGGCCAAGTAGGAGACACATCAAATCAACTCCCAAAATAA
- the LOC130921440 gene encoding paxillin-like isoform X2 — protein sequence MDDLDALLADLESTTSHISKRPLFLSDETAYSLPVGGHNQQDISFSPQGLSIPTEKTLNGGQETDSRDRSSPLQAPGEEDHVYSFPNKHKSSESSPAFNQSFGSNLSELDRLLLELNSVQQSTPAFPTEEEAAPPLPASIVVHSTQENGVSIPPQVSPPALEKRSVTVRGIEDVRPSVESLLDELESSVPSLIPAPLVVSDGQEETQAQQQARMSASSATRELDELMASLSDFKVQSNIQSQGKTSPTGPPKQANKLDNMLGSLQSDLNRLGVQTVAKGVCGACKKPIVGQVVTAMGRTWHPEHFVCTHCQDEIGSRNFFEREGQPYCEKDYHSLFSPRCHYCNGPILDKVVTALDKTWHPEHFFCAQCGAFFGPEGFHEKDGKAFCRKDYFDMFAPKCGGCARAILDNYISALNSLWHPECFVCRECFTPFINGSFFDHEGQPYCEAHYHERRGSLCSGCQKAITGRCITAMGKKFHPEHFVCAFCLKQLNKGTFKEQNDKPYCHGCFIKLFS from the exons ATGCATTGTTGGCGGACCTTGAGTCCACAACATCTCACATTTCAAAACGACCACTCTTCCTATCTGATGAGACGGCCTACTCTCTTCCTGTTGGGGGTCATAACCAGCAAGATATCTCCTTTTCACCCCAAGGCCTATCCATTCCGACTGAGAAAACCCTCAATGGAGGACAGGAAACAGAT TCAAGAGATCGTAGCAGTCCACTTCAAGCACCTGGAGAAGAGGACCATGTATACAG TTTTCCGAATAAGCATAAGAGTAGTGAGTCTTCACCTGCATTTAACCAGTCCTTTGGCAGTAACCTGTCAGAGCTGGACCGCCTGCTGCTGGAACTCAACTCTGTGCAGCAAAGCACACCCGCCTTCCCTACTGAAG AGGAGGCAGCTCCACCCCTCCCTGCCAGCATTGTGGTCCACAGTACTCAGGAGAATGGAGTGTCCATTCCACCCCAGGTCTCGCCACCTGCGTTGGAAAAGCGCAGTGTCACGGTCCGAGGAATAGAAGATGTACGACCAAGTGTAGAGAGCCTCTTGGATGAGCTGGAGAGCTCTGTACCCTCACTTAT TCCTGCTCCCTTGGTGGTGTCGGATGGGCAAGAGGAAACACAAGCACAGCAACAAGCACGAATGTCTGCCTCCTCTGCTACACGAGAGCTCGATGAACTGATGGCCTCCTTGTCGGATTTTAAAGTGCAAAGCAAT ATCCAGTCACAGGGAAAGACATCTCCGACTGGACCACCAAAGCAAGCCAATAAACTGGACAACATGCTGGGGAGCCTGCAATCTGACCTGAACAGACTCGGAGTCCAGACAGTGGCTAAAGGCGTCTGTGGAGCCTGCAAGAAACCCATAGTTGGACAG GTAGTGACTGCCATGGGAAGAACGTGGCACCCTGAGCATTTTGTGTGCACCCACTGCCAGGACGAGATAGGCTCCAGGAACTTCTTTGAGCGTGAGGGACAACCATATTGTGAGAAAGATTATCACAGTCTCTTCTCACCTCGATGCCACTACTGCAATGGACCCATTCTGGAT AAAGTGGTGACTGCTTTGGACAAAACCTGGCACCCCGAGCACTTCTTCTGTGCCCAGTGCGGAGCTTTCTTTGGACCGGAAG GGTTTCATGAGAAGGATGGAAAGGCGTTCTGCAGGAAGGACTATTTTGACATGTTTGCTCCTAAGTGCGGAGGCTGTGCCCGGGCCATTCTGGACAACTACATCTCTGCACTCAACTCACTCTGGCACCCTGAATGCTTCGTCTGCAGG GAGTGCTTCACACCGTTCATAAACGGCAGCTTTTTCGACCACGAGGGTCAGCCGTACTGCGAGGCCCACTACCACGAACGGCGTGGCTCGCTGTGCTCGGGCTGCCAGAAGGCCATCACAGGCCGCTGCATCACAGCAATGGGCAAGAAATTTCATCCGGAACACTTTGTGTGCGCTTTCTGTCTCAAACAGCTCAACAAGGGCACATTCAAAGAGCAGAATGACAAGCCCTACTGCCACGGTTGCTTTATTAAACTCTTCAGTTAG